Part of the Arthrobacter sp. MMS18-M83 genome is shown below.
CCTGGTGCTGGACATCAACGGTTACCGTAAAGAGCGCGCCGGCGACCTGCAGCAGATTGCCGAAGATGCCGTCGCCAAAGTCAAGGAGATCGGCGCTTCAGTGGCCCTTGAACCGATGAGCGCCTATGAACGCAAAATTGTGCACGACGCCGTTGCGGACCTTGGCTTTGTTTCAGAGTCCGAGGGTGAAGGCGCTGGCCGCCACATCGTGGTTTCGGCCGACTAACGGGTCATGGTTGAAATTACGGCGGCCGAGCTGCAGGCGGCAGAGAAGATTTTCGGTGACCGTCTGGGCCTCGCCCAACGGTATGTAGAACACTTGGCGACGTCGGGAACCGAGCGCGGGCTGATCGGCCCGCGTGAAGTTCCCCGCCTCTGGAGCCGGCATGTCCTTAACTGTGCCGTCATCGAGTCGGCTATAGCCCACGGAAGCCATGTTGCGGACGTTGGTTCAGGCGCCGGGCTTCCCGGCTTGTGCTTGGCGATTGCGCGTCCTGACCTCGAACTCACACTGATCGAACCCCTGGAACGCCGGGTTATCTGGCTCCAGGAAGTTGTGGATGATCTGGGCCTGGGCAACGTCACCGTCATGCGAACCCGGGCTGAGCTCGCAGTGGGAATGGTCAGCGCTGACGTCGTCACTGCAAGGGCAGTCTCTGCTTTGTCCAAACTGGCTGGACTCACCATTCCCTTGCTCAACGGCAAGGGTGAAGTGGTCGCGATCAAGGGCCGCAGCGCGGCCGAAGAGATTGAGCACGCAGCCAAGGTTATCCGCAAGCTCGGAGGCGTGGAAACATCTGTTGTGGTTTGCGGACAGGAACTTTTGGAGGAACCCACCACAGTGGTGAGGATCGTCGTCAACAAACAGCGGAAGATAGCTTAGCTTTCGGCGCTGTGTCCCGCGTGTCCGCAGCTGAGCGGTTAAGCTAGAGAACGGCAGCTAGAGCCGAATGA
Proteins encoded:
- the rsmG gene encoding 16S rRNA (guanine(527)-N(7))-methyltransferase RsmG translates to MVEITAAELQAAEKIFGDRLGLAQRYVEHLATSGTERGLIGPREVPRLWSRHVLNCAVIESAIAHGSHVADVGSGAGLPGLCLAIARPDLELTLIEPLERRVIWLQEVVDDLGLGNVTVMRTRAELAVGMVSADVVTARAVSALSKLAGLTIPLLNGKGEVVAIKGRSAAEEIEHAAKVIRKLGGVETSVVVCGQELLEEPTTVVRIVVNKQRKIA